A single region of the Gephyromycinifex aptenodytis genome encodes:
- a CDS encoding glycosyltransferase, with product MNDAPSSSSRREVTAHSPDVLIVSYRRADLLERCLQSVDRHLPDSRIYVWDNHSLGSPKVQELAQAWPAASWTFCADNIGFAAAVNRLVRASTAPTFLLLNPDAELVGDLSGCRAALTDPTVAAAAPWLELGMRHPWDNAHREPTALRHLVSYAGWDDRLGRFAPLSMSYAQQPADVDGYLTGAGLLISREAWRAVGEFDERYFLYGEEADWSRRARRRGYRLCAVAEPGIIHSAGGTVNDATAATSRSAQLLQENRIRYLRDHHGALSARAFTIGSAALDLTQRSKRRLRSAAAPDFIVTSPTLAFGGAERQRVALVNGLAATGKRVVLRLLQGEGDLRAHVDPAVEVQVASYRNVTRDAGAQTLLVTGTTRIELAYGAAWRAVNSGRGRWVVANHHAAAPERGVFRPADTALMRVADGMIYLAEAHRQAHAAHQRLDRGRYWIVPNGIDVDRFASRHPQPPTRPTLVSIGRLTETKQVPLLVEALTAIEDLDWVADIWGDGPDRDCVEAAIPEHMSERIRLRGWCSDVPEVLAGADLFCMTSRFEAQPMAILEAMAAGAAVASSAVASVPEMLEGGAGVLVDPNTPQNWSATLRDLLAEPSRLSALGRAGRDRVLDRYTEDAMIANYLRVRDEVFSR from the coding sequence ATGAATGACGCCCCCTCGTCGAGTTCCCGGCGTGAGGTGACCGCTCACTCCCCGGACGTCCTTATCGTCAGTTACCGGCGTGCCGACCTGCTGGAGCGGTGTCTGCAGTCCGTGGACCGTCATCTACCGGATAGCCGAATCTACGTCTGGGACAACCACTCGCTAGGCAGTCCGAAGGTCCAGGAGCTGGCACAGGCATGGCCTGCTGCATCGTGGACGTTCTGCGCGGACAACATCGGTTTCGCGGCGGCGGTCAACCGCCTGGTCCGCGCTTCGACAGCCCCGACATTCCTCTTGCTCAATCCCGACGCTGAACTTGTGGGTGACCTTTCGGGCTGCCGTGCGGCGCTGACAGATCCCACAGTGGCGGCAGCTGCGCCTTGGCTCGAACTCGGCATGAGGCACCCGTGGGACAACGCCCACCGGGAACCCACCGCACTGCGTCACCTCGTGTCGTACGCGGGCTGGGACGATCGGTTGGGTCGTTTTGCTCCGCTATCTATGTCGTATGCCCAGCAGCCCGCTGACGTCGATGGGTACCTGACAGGCGCCGGGCTGCTGATCTCGCGTGAAGCCTGGCGCGCCGTTGGGGAGTTCGACGAACGCTACTTCCTCTACGGCGAGGAAGCCGATTGGAGCCGCCGTGCGCGGCGACGCGGGTACCGGCTGTGCGCTGTCGCCGAGCCTGGGATCATCCACTCCGCGGGTGGCACTGTCAACGACGCTACCGCTGCCACGTCCCGCAGCGCGCAGCTGCTGCAAGAAAACCGGATCCGCTACTTGCGTGACCATCACGGCGCGCTGTCGGCGCGGGCGTTCACCATCGGCTCGGCTGCGCTGGATCTGACACAGCGCTCAAAGCGGCGGCTGCGCTCCGCAGCAGCTCCGGACTTCATCGTCACCTCGCCCACCCTGGCATTCGGGGGCGCAGAGCGTCAGCGGGTAGCTCTTGTCAACGGGCTGGCGGCCACTGGTAAGCGGGTTGTTCTGCGCCTATTACAGGGGGAAGGCGACCTGCGCGCGCATGTAGACCCGGCAGTAGAAGTGCAGGTTGCCTCCTACCGCAATGTCACCCGTGACGCTGGAGCCCAGACCCTCCTGGTGACCGGCACCACTCGCATCGAGCTGGCATACGGGGCTGCCTGGCGGGCAGTGAACAGCGGACGCGGGCGATGGGTGGTGGCCAATCACCACGCGGCAGCTCCCGAACGTGGCGTCTTCCGGCCTGCTGACACTGCTTTGATGCGTGTCGCGGACGGGATGATCTACCTGGCTGAGGCCCATCGACAGGCACACGCGGCTCACCAACGGCTCGACCGTGGTCGCTACTGGATCGTGCCGAACGGAATCGATGTCGACCGCTTCGCCTCACGCCATCCACAGCCACCGACTCGCCCCACCCTGGTCTCGATTGGCCGGCTCACCGAAACGAAACAGGTGCCGCTCTTGGTGGAAGCCCTCACCGCGATCGAAGACCTGGACTGGGTGGCAGATATCTGGGGCGACGGCCCAGATCGTGATTGCGTCGAAGCTGCAATCCCTGAGCACATGTCGGAGCGAATCCGGCTGCGCGGCTGGTGCTCCGACGTTCCCGAAGTACTGGCCGGGGCCGACCTTTTCTGCATGACCAGCCGTTTCGAGGCTCAGCCCATGGCGATTCTCGAGGCGATGGCCGCTGGGGCTGCAGTGGCTTCCTCCGCAGTGGCCTCTGTCCCCGAGATGCTGGAAGGAGGTGCGGGCGTGCTCGTCGATCCGAATACCCCCCAGAACTGGAGCGCCACGTTACGAGACCTTCTCGCGGAACCCTCGCGCTTGTCCGCCCTCGGCCGAGCCGGCCGGGATCGAGTTCTGGATCGCTACACAGAGGACGCCATGATTGCGAATTACCTTCGCGTTCGGGATGAGGTGTTTTCCCGGTGA
- a CDS encoding glycosyltransferase yields MFPSDEDPVRGVVVLKEVTALRESGIQVNVAPKRPGWRGYLTQLRAVIAQVQGADLVHAHYGTSGFVSALACGNTPLVVTMHGSDIAFGFRPRLSKYWIQYLLSVLGASRARAIIVQDDTMVNQLPASLRSRARALGQAVRLPQIPAESAERQGVLFLASRHRPVKRFSLAQEAVRLVPDCPGLDSLDTHAVSDIPAAMEASRVGLLTSEREGMPVAVKEALAAGLRVVSVDLPALRALARELPEALTLTAHDPDSIARGVRQALAAPVLSPQQRSHIHDVLRRRLWTEPERTRALVEIYDRAARADLD; encoded by the coding sequence ATGTTCCCCTCAGACGAGGACCCTGTGCGGGGGGTGGTCGTCCTCAAGGAAGTGACTGCGCTTCGCGAATCTGGGATTCAAGTCAACGTCGCTCCGAAGCGTCCGGGCTGGCGGGGTTATCTGACTCAACTCCGTGCGGTGATAGCGCAGGTACAGGGTGCCGACCTTGTCCATGCTCACTACGGGACATCTGGCTTCGTGTCTGCTTTAGCGTGTGGAAACACCCCGCTGGTCGTCACGATGCACGGCTCGGATATCGCCTTCGGGTTCCGACCTCGCCTGAGTAAATACTGGATCCAGTACCTCTTGTCAGTGCTGGGCGCGAGTCGGGCGCGCGCGATCATCGTGCAGGACGACACCATGGTCAACCAGCTCCCGGCCTCCTTGCGTAGTAGAGCAAGGGCGCTGGGGCAAGCGGTGCGCCTACCCCAGATTCCAGCAGAAAGCGCTGAGCGGCAGGGTGTGCTCTTCCTCGCCAGTCGCCATCGACCGGTGAAAAGGTTCTCCCTGGCCCAGGAGGCGGTCCGGCTCGTGCCCGACTGCCCCGGACTGGACAGCCTGGACACCCACGCCGTGTCCGACATCCCAGCCGCAATGGAAGCCTCTCGGGTCGGTCTCCTCACCAGCGAACGCGAGGGGATGCCGGTGGCGGTCAAAGAGGCGTTGGCCGCAGGTCTGAGAGTGGTGTCGGTCGACCTGCCTGCACTGCGCGCGCTCGCCCGCGAACTACCTGAGGCGCTCACCCTGACGGCGCACGACCCCGACTCAATCGCCCGCGGCGTTCGTCAGGCTCTGGCTGCACCCGTCCTCAGCCCGCAGCAACGTAGTCACATTCACGACGTGCTGCGCAGGCGTCTATGGACGGAGCCCGAACGCACGCGTGCCCTGGTCGAGATCTACGACCGAGCGGCTCGTGCTGATCTCGATTAG
- a CDS encoding oligosaccharide flippase family protein, with the protein MNDSDGALVSSGRSRTFQPHKGEVRVANGGVLARGVMTVSGARALGLILSLVQVKMAVTYLGPTGYGLLITATLFVNSFGAWTELGMGNVVVRRVSGRGMELGRQVGLTMAVSLLTVVPLVAVANIAGALMYADQPPVRLGIAILSLGLVANSWATCFNPVAQVHSRFGHYAAADLVGRVSSLIVIGLAIMLDLGLMWFFVAQLMVPLGQMIAMTRLGRLIGAFRPVWQWGEMRALVRETLPMTYIAAVGVLYFTVDGVMLSKLSTTEQVGAYGLAYKTVGTFTIVSSSIASVLAARFASDAAASGAAFAETIKNALKAVLYFAAPLSVLVWGLAPDLITFIGSREMVSIASRPLGIVALGVAIGMVTAVISAALIADYQQRTLTILNTINLLINITGNFILIPQYGASGAAMALIVSEVSGLLVCIVLMTRKYGACLPAAMLLKLIPALGLSAITEHFVQGNWAVRIMAVGLAYLAGLVLFRVVQWSEVRSVLRPGQGPTGVE; encoded by the coding sequence ATGAATGATTCGGATGGCGCGCTAGTGTCATCCGGCCGCAGCAGGACTTTTCAGCCTCATAAGGGGGAAGTGCGCGTGGCTAACGGCGGTGTCTTGGCGCGGGGCGTGATGACGGTCAGTGGCGCCCGCGCTCTGGGGCTGATTCTGTCCCTAGTCCAGGTGAAGATGGCGGTCACCTACCTCGGGCCCACCGGGTACGGGCTACTCATCACCGCGACACTTTTCGTCAACAGCTTCGGCGCGTGGACGGAGCTCGGTATGGGCAACGTGGTTGTCCGCAGAGTTTCCGGGCGAGGGATGGAGCTAGGTAGACAAGTAGGCCTGACTATGGCGGTCAGTCTGCTCACGGTCGTTCCGCTGGTAGCCGTGGCAAACATCGCAGGTGCGCTCATGTATGCCGACCAGCCGCCGGTCCGGTTAGGGATCGCCATCCTGTCGCTCGGGTTGGTCGCCAATTCGTGGGCCACCTGTTTCAACCCCGTCGCTCAGGTGCACAGCAGGTTCGGTCATTACGCGGCAGCAGATCTGGTGGGGCGGGTATCCAGCTTGATCGTGATCGGGCTAGCGATCATGCTCGATCTGGGTCTCATGTGGTTCTTCGTCGCCCAACTCATGGTGCCGTTGGGGCAGATGATTGCGATGACCCGACTCGGTCGATTGATCGGCGCCTTCCGCCCGGTCTGGCAGTGGGGTGAAATGCGTGCCCTCGTTCGTGAAACTCTGCCGATGACCTACATCGCTGCTGTCGGCGTCTTGTACTTCACCGTGGACGGCGTGATGCTCAGCAAGCTGTCGACGACCGAGCAGGTGGGGGCCTACGGCCTGGCCTATAAGACTGTGGGAACGTTCACCATCGTTTCCTCGAGTATCGCGTCGGTGCTTGCCGCACGGTTCGCATCAGATGCCGCGGCGAGCGGAGCTGCGTTCGCCGAAACGATCAAGAACGCGCTCAAAGCCGTGCTTTACTTCGCAGCGCCGCTCAGCGTATTGGTGTGGGGGCTGGCTCCGGACCTCATTACCTTTATCGGCTCCCGCGAGATGGTGAGCATTGCCTCCCGACCGCTCGGGATCGTCGCTCTTGGTGTGGCTATTGGAATGGTTACGGCGGTAATCTCGGCAGCCCTCATTGCGGATTATCAGCAGCGAACGTTGACCATCTTAAATACGATAAACCTGCTCATCAATATCACTGGGAACTTCATTCTGATTCCCCAGTACGGAGCCTCCGGGGCGGCAATGGCACTCATCGTGTCCGAGGTCAGCGGTCTCCTCGTTTGCATTGTGCTGATGACGCGTAAATATGGAGCATGTCTGCCAGCGGCGATGCTGCTGAAGCTCATCCCCGCTCTCGGGCTAAGTGCGATCACCGAGCACTTCGTGCAGGGAAACTGGGCCGTACGGATCATGGCCGTCGGCCTGGCCTATCTGGCGGGGCTCGTACTCTTCAGGGTCGTGCAGTGGTCCGAGGTTCGCTCTGTGCTGCGGCCCGGTCAGGGGCCCACAGGGGTGGAATGA
- a CDS encoding glycosyltransferase family 4 protein yields the protein MKVLWLSPWFRTLSVAWANGLRSDGHEVVVATTSQHFDAPALHPADILFRGPWRSRLGMAELREAHSYVRRFAPDVVVTEITRDPRFLLLAPAGVPLVITTHDARAHDAANRTPLMRRLSGGVLGRRAALEVCFSSRVKDELGPRRHPVEVLPLTSEMPEDATPELVGPADRRDFFVVGRLSSYKNLPVILEGYRQHQQSTSFRGDRLVVVGGGDPGCPIPSDVEWVKGRFAFADLAPRLAAGKASICLYSAGSQSGVQVLGAQCGVRTLVSEVGGLAEYLPKGEVPLPHRDPGCLAQALDLLADPERAAADGRRHRELYLSSFSNSVTARRWAQALTSVVDGANGMGRGR from the coding sequence GTGAAGGTTCTATGGCTGTCGCCGTGGTTTCGGACGTTGTCCGTCGCATGGGCGAACGGACTTCGCTCAGATGGCCACGAGGTCGTCGTCGCTACCACGTCCCAGCATTTTGATGCGCCGGCACTCCACCCGGCCGACATCCTGTTCAGGGGTCCGTGGCGCTCGCGCCTCGGGATGGCGGAGTTGCGCGAGGCCCACTCCTACGTGCGCAGGTTCGCACCCGACGTGGTGGTCACCGAGATCACCCGAGACCCCCGCTTCTTGCTTCTCGCTCCAGCCGGGGTCCCCCTGGTCATCACCACCCACGACGCGCGGGCGCACGACGCGGCCAACCGAACCCCTCTTATGCGACGCCTTTCCGGCGGAGTGCTCGGTCGGCGCGCAGCCCTGGAGGTCTGCTTCAGTTCCCGGGTCAAGGACGAGCTCGGCCCGCGGCGCCACCCCGTCGAGGTTCTCCCGCTGACCAGTGAAATGCCCGAAGATGCGACCCCTGAGTTGGTCGGCCCCGCGGATCGACGTGACTTCTTCGTAGTCGGCCGGTTGTCGAGCTATAAGAATCTGCCGGTCATCCTTGAGGGCTACCGTCAGCATCAGCAGTCCACATCTTTCCGTGGCGACCGGCTGGTCGTTGTCGGAGGCGGCGATCCGGGTTGCCCAATCCCGTCGGACGTCGAGTGGGTCAAGGGGCGGTTCGCTTTCGCGGACTTAGCTCCGCGTCTGGCAGCCGGTAAGGCGTCCATCTGTCTGTATTCAGCCGGTTCGCAAAGCGGAGTCCAGGTGCTCGGAGCGCAATGTGGAGTCCGCACCCTGGTCAGCGAGGTGGGGGGCCTAGCCGAATATCTGCCGAAGGGGGAGGTGCCGCTTCCGCACCGGGACCCGGGGTGCTTGGCGCAGGCCCTCGACCTACTCGCAGACCCTGAGCGAGCTGCTGCCGATGGGCGACGCCACCGTGAGCTGTACCTATCGAGCTTCTCCAACAGTGTCACAGCGCGACGGTGGGCCCAGGCCTTGACCAGCGTGGTCGACGGTGCGAACGGTATGGGGCGCGGTAGGTGA
- a CDS encoding heparin lyase I family protein, with product MFTAVLAGCAAPAPPPDPEPRPPLSLECTKTQDEVETVTENGASQPICVRGAWVFIAPALENPQRMRRSEIFLRNGSEPVTGREGSVIVHDVELSVRLGESGASDDAWHVLWQLHGPTDGQWRPPPVALHVRNGRLGLSGGAGHPNHSWKQANHEWSKPLIPISDGETHRVRIVVVLSSDPRKGSVSASVDGRSVLEQWRPRSPDGYTPGTLYPGQHQVSSRIGLYRGSQSETPPEYEQIVVQRVLEATGH from the coding sequence GTGTTCACAGCGGTCCTAGCCGGGTGCGCAGCACCGGCGCCACCGCCGGATCCGGAGCCCAGGCCACCCTTATCTCTGGAGTGCACCAAGACCCAAGATGAGGTCGAGACCGTCACCGAGAACGGGGCGAGTCAGCCCATCTGCGTGCGCGGTGCCTGGGTGTTCATCGCCCCGGCGCTGGAGAATCCGCAGCGAATGCGCCGGAGTGAGATCTTCCTGCGTAACGGCAGCGAGCCTGTCACGGGCCGCGAGGGGTCCGTCATCGTTCACGATGTTGAACTGAGCGTGCGACTCGGGGAATCCGGAGCCAGCGACGACGCCTGGCACGTTCTGTGGCAGTTGCACGGCCCGACGGATGGGCAGTGGCGCCCGCCCCCCGTGGCCCTCCACGTGCGAAACGGCCGCCTCGGGCTCTCCGGTGGGGCCGGTCACCCGAACCACAGCTGGAAGCAAGCCAACCACGAGTGGTCTAAACCACTCATCCCGATCTCAGACGGGGAGACCCATCGGGTCCGTATCGTCGTCGTGCTCTCCTCCGACCCACGCAAAGGCTCGGTCAGTGCGAGTGTTGACGGGCGAAGCGTCCTGGAACAGTGGCGACCGCGATCCCCGGACGGATACACCCCGGGGACGCTCTATCCCGGGCAACACCAGGTCTCCAGCCGGATAGGCCTGTATCGCGGCAGCCAGTCCGAGACGCCGCCTGAGTACGAGCAGATCGTCGTTCAACGCGTCCTTGAAGCAACCGGGCACTGA
- a CDS encoding heparin lyase I family protein, translated as MSRRKLATLTAAGFLAAVPLCAMSAANQSAPATAAASIESVRASSLNCSSPFTAPYAQVQGAASVPVCANDTWIYDVPASRSPDSVRRTETHWGTGNAIVQYREGQTVDHEAIYTGELGQAGQDDDDWHVLWQMHGPFKNGAWHSPALSLSVRHGQVRLVGGSGHPNQDWKNRNYEWVAPLTTWTDGKPVRVRVRSYLSSDPSRGWVSAWVDGRQVLNQWHPTSYRGGNRPGTFYPGMDYVVSRNGLYRGSQGATSPTYRQVVSVRLLRAG; from the coding sequence ATGTCTCGACGCAAACTTGCCACGTTGACCGCTGCGGGCTTCCTGGCGGCCGTCCCGCTGTGCGCGATGTCTGCCGCCAATCAAAGCGCCCCTGCAACAGCAGCAGCATCGATCGAATCAGTTCGAGCATCGTCGCTGAACTGTTCCTCGCCCTTCACCGCTCCCTACGCCCAGGTTCAGGGCGCGGCCTCCGTCCCGGTATGCGCAAATGACACGTGGATCTACGACGTCCCGGCCTCACGCTCCCCAGACTCGGTTCGCCGCACCGAGACACACTGGGGCACAGGCAATGCCATCGTTCAGTACCGCGAGGGCCAGACGGTCGACCACGAAGCGATCTACACGGGTGAGCTTGGGCAAGCCGGTCAAGACGACGACGACTGGCATGTCTTATGGCAGATGCACGGCCCCTTCAAGAACGGCGCTTGGCACTCACCCGCGCTGTCGCTTTCGGTTCGGCATGGACAAGTGCGTCTGGTCGGCGGTTCCGGGCACCCCAACCAGGACTGGAAAAACCGCAACTACGAATGGGTCGCCCCGCTGACGACGTGGACCGACGGCAAACCCGTTCGAGTTCGAGTCCGCTCGTACCTGTCCTCCGACCCCTCCCGCGGATGGGTGAGCGCGTGGGTAGACGGTCGGCAGGTGCTCAACCAGTGGCACCCCACTTCTTACCGGGGCGGGAACCGCCCCGGCACCTTCTACCCGGGTATGGACTACGTCGTAAGCCGCAACGGGCTCTATCGCGGGTCGCAGGGCGCGACATCCCCCACCTACCGCCAGGTGGTCTCGGTACGTCTGCTGCGGGCGGGCTAA
- the galE gene encoding UDP-glucose 4-epimerase GalE, which yields MRVLVAGGAGYIGSHTVVRLLQHGDDVVIADNFSNSSPLVVDRLRRITGRPVKVEEIDLTDTADTKALMRNAKPDAVIHFAGLKAVGESVTNPGSYYSVNLRSTLSLLAAMQEAGVYCLVFSSSATVYGMNPPVPTPEDSPTSATNPYGWTKVMGEQILTDIAASHPQWRIGLLRYFNPGGAHPCGAIGEDPLGVPNNVLPYISQVAIGRRDYLSVFGDDYDTPDGTGVRDFIHVDDLAEGHVAALHRLTTMPRSLDVWNLGTGRGTSVLELRAAFEAASGRPIPYRVTARRPGDVARSLALVTKAERELGWRAQRGLLEMCQDAWRWQSQNPDGYR from the coding sequence ATGCGCGTCCTGGTTGCTGGAGGAGCCGGCTACATCGGTTCACACACTGTCGTCCGGCTCCTCCAACACGGGGATGACGTTGTCATCGCCGACAACTTCAGCAACTCCTCACCGCTCGTAGTGGACCGGTTGCGACGCATCACTGGGCGCCCAGTCAAGGTCGAAGAGATCGACCTCACCGACACTGCTGACACCAAGGCGCTCATGCGGAACGCGAAGCCGGATGCTGTTATCCACTTCGCTGGGTTGAAGGCCGTCGGGGAGAGCGTCACGAACCCAGGCTCCTACTATTCAGTCAATCTCCGCAGCACGTTGTCGCTGTTGGCCGCGATGCAGGAGGCCGGGGTTTACTGCCTGGTGTTCTCATCCTCAGCCACCGTGTACGGGATGAACCCACCTGTGCCCACGCCTGAGGACAGTCCGACCTCTGCGACGAACCCGTACGGGTGGACGAAGGTCATGGGAGAGCAGATTCTCACCGATATCGCCGCCTCCCACCCGCAGTGGCGGATCGGCCTGCTGCGCTATTTCAATCCGGGCGGCGCGCACCCCTGCGGAGCAATAGGCGAAGACCCACTCGGGGTTCCTAACAACGTCCTGCCCTACATCAGCCAGGTAGCTATCGGCAGGCGAGACTACTTGTCCGTTTTCGGTGATGACTATGACACCCCCGATGGCACCGGGGTTCGCGATTTTATTCACGTCGATGACCTTGCTGAAGGCCACGTGGCGGCCCTTCACAGGCTGACGACGATGCCCCGCTCTCTCGATGTGTGGAACCTCGGCACCGGCCGGGGCACCAGCGTGCTCGAACTACGGGCTGCCTTCGAAGCGGCCAGCGGCAGGCCGATCCCGTACCGCGTCACCGCACGCCGTCCTGGGGATGTCGCACGCTCCTTGGCGCTCGTTACCAAGGCAGAGCGAGAGCTCGGATGGCGGGCTCAGCGCGGCCTCCTGGAGATGTGCCAAGATGCCTGGCGCTGGCAGTCGCAGAATCCTGATGGCTACCGTTAA
- a CDS encoding glycosyltransferase family 4 protein gives MKVYVELPQSLDVAEWRRRNARGLAPDATPYGLHRLADLQTTVVFRRSWPGQFTQPLRVLKSRSHGYEVLPALVSRLSPLRRSADVVLTMDERTGLPAALLGGGPPVVTGVAWLTSTREAWPGASALTKRALARVAGVFTECPAMVNTLVEEMGVPREKVYFVRFGVDEKFFSPRPWSEAIPGRVFSVGDDRFRDHDTLVAAMVDLQSALPHATLELATTLPVQVPQGLGIVHRRRMDEAVRGCYSRASVVAVALHPTRVGSGLSVMTEAMASGRPVVASANPGLNAYVEHGVTGLLVPPGDTRAFRDAVASLLEDPDRARAMGQAGQRRVHEQFTSADFAADLRGVLQDVVHRTPRVATA, from the coding sequence ATGAAGGTGTATGTCGAGCTGCCGCAAAGCTTGGACGTGGCTGAATGGCGTCGGAGAAACGCGCGGGGGCTCGCTCCGGATGCAACTCCCTACGGACTGCATCGGTTGGCGGACTTGCAGACGACGGTTGTCTTTCGCCGGTCCTGGCCAGGACAGTTCACTCAACCACTGCGGGTGCTGAAGTCACGCAGCCACGGCTATGAGGTGCTTCCCGCCCTGGTGTCACGTTTGTCGCCGCTGCGTAGATCCGCCGACGTCGTCCTCACGATGGATGAACGCACCGGGCTACCCGCGGCCCTCCTGGGCGGGGGACCCCCGGTGGTGACCGGGGTGGCCTGGCTGACGTCGACCAGGGAAGCCTGGCCGGGGGCGAGCGCGCTCACCAAGCGCGCCCTAGCTCGGGTCGCAGGGGTGTTCACCGAGTGCCCTGCGATGGTCAATACCCTCGTGGAGGAAATGGGGGTGCCTCGGGAGAAGGTGTATTTCGTCCGGTTCGGAGTCGATGAGAAGTTCTTCAGCCCGCGTCCGTGGTCCGAAGCGATCCCTGGTCGTGTCTTCAGTGTCGGTGATGACCGTTTCCGTGATCACGACACCCTCGTGGCCGCGATGGTCGATCTGCAGTCCGCGCTGCCACATGCCACGCTCGAACTCGCTACCACCCTGCCGGTCCAGGTGCCGCAAGGACTCGGCATCGTCCACCGTCGGAGGATGGATGAGGCGGTGCGCGGCTGTTATAGCCGCGCCAGTGTCGTCGCAGTGGCGTTACATCCGACGCGGGTCGGTTCGGGGCTCAGCGTCATGACCGAGGCGATGGCCTCAGGACGCCCCGTCGTTGCGAGCGCGAATCCGGGGTTGAACGCGTACGTGGAGCACGGTGTGACGGGACTGCTCGTACCGCCGGGCGATACGCGGGCGTTCAGGGACGCGGTGGCCTCTCTCTTAGAAGACCCAGACCGGGCACGTGCCATGGGTCAGGCCGGGCAGCGTCGTGTGCATGAACAATTCACTAGCGCTGACTTTGCGGCTGATCTCAGGGGGGTTCTGCAAGACGTTGTCCATCGCACCCCGAGGGTAGCTACCGCTTAA
- a CDS encoding class I SAM-dependent methyltransferase: MSEGAVATLRCRICQSPLFATFVDLGASPPCEAILTAAEVDQGEVAYPLHARICTECLLVQVPEILTAAAIFTDEYPYFSSFSTSWVAHAKRFVDDTCERLQLDGDSFIIEVASNDGYLLQHVRDLGIRCLGIEPTANTAGAAKDKGIETQVCFLGAQTAAQIVERHGRADLVIANNVFAHVPDLRDFTQGLATLLAEEGTLTIEVPHLAKLIELRQYDTIYHEHFQYFTLLTASRALALGGLVVVDVMELPTHGGSLRIYAQHANHARPPSPAVAQVLAAEKQAGLHTLQGHLGFEAAVASVKRGLLRFLLDAQENGRTVVGYGAPGKGNTLLNHCGIRADLLPFTVDMNPHKHGKFLPGSRIPVRPPSAIAEAKPDYVLVLPWNLRDEITAQLAPTLATWGGKLVFAVPSLDIVTPEGSPQ; this comes from the coding sequence ATGTCTGAGGGTGCAGTCGCTACGCTTCGTTGTCGCATCTGCCAGTCCCCGTTGTTCGCCACCTTCGTCGACCTTGGCGCCTCTCCCCCGTGCGAAGCCATTCTCACCGCTGCAGAGGTTGATCAGGGTGAAGTTGCCTACCCCCTGCACGCCCGCATCTGCACCGAGTGCCTTCTCGTCCAAGTCCCTGAAATACTTACTGCGGCAGCGATTTTCACGGACGAATATCCCTACTTTTCGTCATTCTCAACTTCTTGGGTCGCGCACGCGAAGCGCTTCGTCGACGACACCTGCGAACGGCTACAGCTCGACGGGGACTCGTTCATCATCGAGGTCGCCAGCAACGACGGCTACCTGCTGCAGCATGTCCGCGATCTCGGTATCCGCTGTCTGGGTATCGAGCCCACCGCCAACACTGCCGGGGCGGCGAAAGACAAGGGCATCGAGACACAGGTGTGCTTTCTCGGTGCGCAGACCGCCGCCCAGATCGTCGAGCGGCACGGGCGCGCGGATCTGGTCATCGCGAACAACGTCTTCGCCCACGTCCCCGACCTTCGGGACTTCACCCAGGGGCTGGCGACCCTGCTTGCCGAGGAAGGGACTCTCACCATCGAGGTCCCCCACCTGGCCAAACTGATCGAGCTGCGGCAGTACGACACCATCTACCACGAGCACTTCCAGTACTTCACGTTGCTCACCGCGAGCAGGGCTCTGGCCTTGGGCGGGCTCGTCGTCGTCGATGTCATGGAGCTGCCCACCCACGGCGGTTCGCTGCGGATCTATGCCCAGCACGCAAACCACGCTCGGCCGCCCTCACCGGCAGTCGCTCAGGTGCTCGCAGCCGAGAAACAAGCCGGGCTACACACCCTCCAGGGGCATCTCGGTTTCGAGGCAGCTGTCGCCAGTGTCAAACGGGGACTGTTGCGGTTCCTCCTGGACGCCCAGGAAAACGGCCGCACTGTGGTGGGCTACGGCGCTCCTGGCAAGGGGAACACGCTGCTCAACCACTGCGGCATCCGCGCAGACCTACTTCCCTTCACCGTGGACATGAATCCCCACAAGCACGGCAAATTCCTGCCCGGCAGTCGGATCCCGGTGCGCCCTCCTTCGGCGATCGCAGAGGCCAAACCCGACTACGTTCTCGTGCTGCCATGGAACCTTCGCGACGAGATCACCGCTCAACTGGCGCCGACCCTGGCAACGTGGGGCGGCAAGCTCGTCTTCGCCGTGCCCAGTCTGGATATCGTCACCCCGGAAGGGTCGCCCCAATGA